The following coding sequences lie in one Rissa tridactyla isolate bRisTri1 chromosome Z, bRisTri1.patW.cur.20221130, whole genome shotgun sequence genomic window:
- the LYSMD3 gene encoding lysM and putative peptidoglycan-binding domain-containing protein 3 yields the protein MAGRGAGCGLQPPAIAQPPAGGHLYPMEGEGPEEEGEGPELRPRGREKVRRSASRDRLDDIVLLARDIREGDTLNAIALQYCCSVADIKRVNNLINDQDFFALRSIKIPVKKFSVLTETHVSPKGRPVLRPAQCSPEVQEMSPSDKFSANETAGNFLKEVDRDIEEIVKCNDTKRENLNEVVSALAAQQVCFETDGKTKKCKDPYYGADWGIGWWTAVVIMLIIGIVTPVFYLLYYEVLVKADVSHHSTTESSYLPQQHQIRNKDKME from the exons ATGGCCGGCAGAGGCGCCGGCTGCGGCCTGCAGCCGCCGGCCATAGCGCAGCCGCCCGCCGGCGGTCACCTGTACCCCATGGAGGGCGAGGGGCcggaggaggagggcgaggggcCGGAGCTGCGGCCGCGGGGCAGAGAGAAGGTGCGGCGGAGCGCGTCGAGGGACAGGCTGGATGACATCGTGCTGCTGGCGAGGGATATCCGGGAGGGGGACACGCTGAACGCCATCGCGCTGCAGTACTGCTGCTCG gtggCAGATATCAAGAGAGTTAACAATCTTATCAATGATCAAGATTTTTTTGCCCTGAGGTCTATCAAAATTCCGGTGAAAAAGTTCAGTGTATTGACAGAAACACACGTCTCTCCAAAAGGAAGACCAGTCCTTCGGCCTGCTCAGTGCTCCCCAGAAGTGCAGGAGATGTCACCATCTGATAAATTCTCTGCTAATGAGACTGCTGGCAACTTCTTAAAAGAAGTGGATCGAGATATAGAAGAAATAGTGAAGTGTAATGATACAAAGCGAGAGAATCTTAATGAAGTTGTTTCTGCCTTAGCAGCCCAACAGGTCTGTTTTGAAACCGATGGTAAAACTAAAAAATGCAAGGATCCTTACTATGGAGCAGATTGGGGTATAGGATGGTGGACAGCTGTAGTGATTATGTTGATTATTGGCATAGTAACTCCAGTTTTTTATCTCCTGTATTATGAAGTTCTAGTGAAAGCAGATGTCAGTCACCATTCTACAACGGAATCTTCCTATTTGCCACAGCAGCATCAAatcagaaacaaagacaaaatggaATAA